The segment tataatttataattatatgCCCTTGTAATTTGGTCAAATTTTCCTACCTATGTTGTTTCCCATTTAGTTTTGTGCCTATTTTAAAGAGTGTGCCTTAATATCTTAACACGTTGATAAATGGTGTAACTTTGTGCAAAATTAGGTCCCTTGTTGTATACAACCTACCTATTCATTATGCATATCCCAATACTCTAATTGGGCTACCTCATTCATGTATTTATACATTCCCACACATTCACTCTATACCACATAATTATTATGTACAATATATGCACATATTTCCATATACTTGTTAAAAACACTAAGCTAGTGCTTTTCTATGACCAAGATCATTTTTGTATGGTATAGTCAGCCCCATAGTTAGAAACttgacattttcaatttttaaaatataaattcaaaTTTAGCCCACTTTTGTCCAAAACATTTCCCTCCAAGGGTCAACAAAACACAAATTTGTATGATTTGTTTCCATGTCCTTGCATTTATAGGCATTTAGTGGTTTCATTTACTCATCTAATATATCTAGGCATTCCATGATATGCCATTCACATTACACACTTCAATTGGACCATTAAAAGGAATCAAATTTTGCATGAACATTCTTAGGACTATATGCATGCCTAAAGAGtgttatatttgtatcttgtataTATTGGTGCATAGTTTGACCTAAGAGAACACATTGCCTTGTGACATAACAATAACCTCATAAACAAATCACACAAAGTTGTGTCCGGTTGACCCTTTGAGGGAAAGGTTTTTGGCAAAAAtagactaattttaaattttaaattcaaatttagccTACTTTTTCCGAAAAAATTCCCTCCAAGTGTCAACAAAAAACAAATTTGTGTGATTTGTTTCCATTTCCTTGCATTTACTTTTGCATGAACATTATTAGGAGTATATGCATGCCTAAAGAGTGTTGTTTTTTAATCTTGTATACATATTTGCATAGTTTGACCTAGGAGAACATGTTCCCTTTGACATAAACTTAGCCCATGAAGGTATTTATAAATATTATGAGCCCTCATATATCAAAAGCAACATAAATAATTGAGATGAAGTAGAAAAACAAAGTCGCAAAACTACCAAATCAAGTCCATATGTGGGAGATATATTCACAACTATGAACTAATCTTCAAACTATCCTTACATAGAGAAGAAAGAATATCTTAATCAAAGACAACTATCAATTTAATATTCATTATTCAACACCCTAAAACATTGTCAATCTAAAAACATTCATTTCACTTGAATCCTTATTTAATTATGAAACTCATACTATCATGTATTACAATTAGTAATTGATATTTTTAAATATTCAAACTATTAATAgataataaatttatatatatatatatatatccttctttGTATTCCTAATACCAAAGATCTTGATTCagatgaaaaaaaaaacatatagaaTTGTAAAGTCTATTAAAAAATGATGGAAATGAATGGTCAATGCAAGGGGCTGAAAGATCCATTATTGATGATAGAGGAACAGTCAAAGCACTAAAAAAGGAAAATGTCACTCACCTTCATGAAATCATTAAAATGAATGATCAAATTCCCCACTTACTCTTCCTCGCAAACCTCATATAATTCAATTTCCCCACTTACTCTTCCACGCAAACCTCATATAATTCCTTGAACTTTCACctaaaacatttaaaatgttattGCTTTCTTTATCATGATTTAACACACCAACTTTTACTTTATGTCGTCTTCCTGCCTCTTTCCTTCAAACCTCCTCACAACATATTCCAAAGTATAAACTATTAAACCGCCCTCCGCCTGACATCTACAAATCTAAGCAAACAAAAACAAAAGTCTGAAAAAAGGGCTTCAAAGAAGCTTCCTTGATGGAAATCCCCATGAAATTAACTCGTTAACTTATTCAAATGCCCTTCCAGCATGGGTTGATTCTTACCACTTTCTGCGAAAGACCCAACAATCAATTCGAGCTCTTTATAATGAGGAATTGCAGCAGACATCAGACGCCATTGTGGAATGCATTAGCAGATTTTCATACCGTTTTTTGAGAATTCAATTTCAATTCTTTTCACAGAGCTCCGAAAATGGTGCATGGTATGATAAGAAGCCTTGCAGCTTTTTATGTTTCTCTCATGTCTATGTTCTGGGTAAGTACTGTATCTCTGGCCCTCAGTTGGGCTCTGCAATTTTACTCTgcttttgttcatgattttgcaattGAGATTATCAAAACAGGGTTTTTTGGACTTTTAATTGCAAAAAACTCTGAGATCATGCCCGATGAAGGATGCCCAACTTCTGAATCTGTGAAAAATGAGATGGGTAGTCTTTCTGAGGATGAAAAATGGCTGGAGAATGTGAAAAAATGGGAGCTTGCTAGAATTTTCTCTGGTTTGGACAGAAACAGAGATGGCATGGTGAGTGCAGATGATATACAAGGTTTGTTGGAGAAGTTTGGGCTCCATTACTGCTGTGATGAAAGTACGAAAATCTTGATGAATTTTCCAGAACATATGAACTTTGATGAATTTTGCAGAGCTTGTCTGAGTCTTTTGGAAGA is part of the Cryptomeria japonica chromosome 10, Sugi_1.0, whole genome shotgun sequence genome and harbors:
- the LOC131027524 gene encoding calmodulin-like protein 3; translation: MVHGMIRSLAAFYVSLMSMFWVSTVSLALSWALQFYSAFVHDFAIEIIKTGFFGLLIAKNSEIMPDEGCPTSESVKNEMGSLSEDEKWLENVKKWELARIFSGLDRNRDGMVSADDIQGLLEKFGLHYCCDESTKILMNFPEHMNFDEFCRACLSLLEEAQSSESREDVKEEGELREAFCVFDKDGDGFIAPSDLQLVLLSLGFREAQDLENCEAMITRFDKNSDGRIDFDEFENMFSPFNRH